AATATAATCCACTCTGTCATCGCATCACtgaatattatatatattatattttacaaTCTCTTAACAGCTGGTCACACTCCGAGGTTGACATGTCTAGACCTTTACAGTCTACAGAATGCACATTTtgttcacttgagaaatactgcaccaaacattcTAGTCAGATGCAATATTGCACGATTAAGAAAAACCtcaactcaagaaatctgtcattaattttatCTTAAATTAATCCTGATTtattgaggaagtgtatactggcttcggcatctcaaaatggacaaacagtactattgccacTTCTTTTCtagtttttcaagcgaaggtTTTTTTTTATTGGAGTAAGCGATCACATTAGTTTGGTTTCGGTTAGCCGAGCTCGGCTAGGCGCCAGGCGAACTAAAGCATGCTGATGCCTTTACATGGAACATTGCTCAATACTTAACAGAAACAGGAAGCTTTACAGGATTTCTGTTTAAACTCCTCTGGCAGGCTGTCGGCTACAAACAGTTCAACACTTAAATCAACAGGGCATATTGGAGTAGGGCCTTAAGTGTTCGTTCTGTCAACATGTGTAAGCAGTGACACACTGATTACCTGTTGTTGGTTTTAGGATAAGAAGGCTGTGTCGTTACAACGTTAAAGGTTTTTAGCTTGACATTACAACCCATATAAAGCCAGTAGGCTACATGTAGTTTCTCATTTTAAGGCTCTCAGTCTTTTTGTGCGAGGAATCAGTGTATTTGATCTGATTTGTTTTAACGAGGGTTGCAAAACTACTGGTCATTTACCAAAGTTATCAGATTTTGTCAGTCATTTTGGTAATTGACAGTTAATTTATCTAtggtaactttaaaaaaaaattcataTAAAATAGTGATATTTTCTTAATCTTTACATCTGTGTGTCCATATTGTCTATTAGTTTCTagtgcagcgtttcccaaactatGGGTTGCgactgaaataaaaataaataaataattgctcTTGGTTCATAGAACCGGGGTTCTGTTAGTAACCTCCAGTAGCCGCTAGATacggttgtaataaacagagcagtttctgttttcttcctacaaATGTGTCTCAATTTTTTTTACGGTTTAAGCTACAAAATATTATGACCCCTTCACTGAAAGATAAGGAATACGTATGTGTCTTCTGTTTCCCTCAAGCTGCGCAGGACTCATTAGAACAGAGTGGACAAGACCAGGCTCTAAATCAGACTGGGTGAATAGAATATCATCAATTATGATCTTTTCTACACAGAATACCATGTAAAATTATTGCCTGATGATCTTCTGAACTTCCCAAtacctttctgatgcatttcagtcacCTCAAACCATACTTCCTTTAGATTGAAGTACTGTCaaactgatttgtaatagactgtcatagaCCCAGttaaaaaagtaaacattggcCTTTTATTACATCACTGTTTTTACATGGTGcggttgcaaagaaaaagacctGGAAACCCTGTTCTAGTGGATAGACCTACATAATGAAAAAACAGATGAAATATAATGAAATTGTTTGCAATTacctctgcaactcttccaactatttacctttcacaactgccaccagttcaGCCCCAAAACGTTTACaacaaagacatattgacatacccatagtcaaataaagaaaagcGTATAAAAAAAGATGGAATATCCTTTCTATGCTGAAacactcatattaaacaccaacttTATTCAAAAATTAATGTGTCATATTAAGGATTATGTTTAACAGCTTTGTCACATTTTTAAACATCTTATTTTATCTGTTACATGTTATGAAAATGACCTAAAATCCTAGAAAGTGTCCAATATTGCAGTAGTGTACTGGTAACGTTACCGGTAACTTTCTccccctttgcaaccctagtgttTTTGGTTTGTTTGCTTTTACAGGGGTGAAGGCTTGGGCAATCTGCTGGTGTTGAGGGATAttctcatcacatatgctgcttttCACCCAGGTAATCTCTCTCCTATTGTCTCTCTTTCGCTtctgtcatttttttatttattttctctctctctgttcatctttgatcCTGCCTATCTCAGTTTTTAGTGCTGCAAATACTGTATATTGGTCATCAAAGTCATGAGCCGGTTGTCACCCAACCACTGAAAGATACTGTCGTTAGAGAGCCCTCTAATGGAGAAATATATGTTGGCAGAGTAAAATGTCACACAATCCTAACTTGACAAATGTGCGTGTACGTTTCCGCCCCGATCTGCCATGGAAGTAAATTCAGAACTTATTAGAAATGTACACGCATATATGTTCAAATTATCCCCTTAGTCTTAGTAGTAAGCTAAAGTAACTGTATTTACTTACTTTCCTCATACTGTGTGTGTCATGCTGATGTCCTGGGGGTCAGAGGTAAGCTATGCCCAGGGGATGAATGACCTTTGTAGCCGATTCCTGGAGGTGCTGGACTCTGAGGTGGACACCTACTGGAGCTTCTCCTGCTACATGGAGAAGTTCTCCAAGGACTTCCGCGCTGACGGCCTGCACAGGAAGATAGGTTTGTTGTTAGTTTTAATAAATTTTTTGTCTTCTCTGTACATGTGTAATAATATGGTAGACTTGATAATAAGGTATGTTATTTACGTTTTGATTGTTGTCActcagagctggaggcagcactGCTGAAGGAGTTGGACCCTCAGCTCCACACCCACCTGATCACAGATAGCATGGAGAGTTTCACCTTCTGTCAcaggtacacaacacaacacacatgcaTATACTGCATCTACATGTGTTTGCAGTACATACActacacaagtatgtggacacctactcgtcgaacatctcattctaaaatcatgagctttaatatggagttggtctcaccctttgctgctataacagactccacttttctgggaaggctttccactagatgttggaacattgctgccggtacttgcttccattcagccacaagagcattagtgaggtcgggcactgatgtttggcaattaggcctggctcgcagttggcattccaattcatcccaaaggtgtttgatggggttgaggtcagggctctgtgcagtccagtcaagttcttctacaccgatctcgaccatttctgtatggacttcgctttgtgcacaggagcATTGTCATGTAGAAACAGGAAAtgtcccttcattggaactaagggggcttccaaactttacagttgccgctgtgcattggggcaggtagcgttctcctggcatccgccaaacccaaattctgtcgtcggactgccagatggtgaagcatgattcatcacaccagagaacgcatgtccactgctccagagtccaatggcatcgagctttacaccactccagccggtgCTTGGCATGGCGCATGATGATCTCagacttgtgtgcagctgctcggccatggaaatccatttcatgaagcttacaaataaaatgtattgctttcagaggccgtttggaactcggtagtgagtgctgcaactgaggacaggcggtttttacacgcttcagcactcggcggtcacgttctgtgagcttgtgtggcctaccactttgcggctgagccgttgttgcgccTAGACGTttacactttacaataacagcacttacagttgaccagggcagctctagcagggcagaaatttgatgaactgacttgttggaaaggtggcatcctatgacggtgccacgttggaaGTCAGTGAGCTCGtaagtacgggccattctactgccaatatttgtctatggagattgcatgactgtgtgctcgatttatacacctgtcagcaacagatgTGGCTCAAATGGCAGAATCCACTAATTGGAGGGGGTGTATTTGCATGAAATATGTATACTTACACTTGTGTGTCCCCTCTCCCAGATGGCTGCTGCTGGGTTTCCAAAGAGAGTTTGAGCACTGTGATGCCCTGCGTCTCTTTGAGATCCTGAGCTGTGACCACCTGGAGCTCATCTCCCAGCAGGTGGACCGCGCCCGCTACCAGGAGAGGATCGCTCGCAGGCACAGTCGAGGTGAGACGGTAGGCACGGTCGAGGTGAGACGGTAGGCACGGTCGAGGTGAGACGGTAGGCACGGTCGAGGTGAGACGGTAGGCACGGTCGAGGTGAGAcggaagtcagaagtttacatacatttaaactcagttttttacaattcctgacatttaatcctagtaaaaattccctgtcttaggtcatttaggttcaccactttattttaggaatgtgaaatgtcagaataatagtagagagaattatttatttcagcttttatttatttcatcacattctgaGTGGGTCAAAAGTGTACATACTCAATTAGTCTTTGGAAGtgttgccttcaaattgttttatttgggtcaaaagtttcgggtagccttccacaaccttcccacaataaattgggtgaattttggcccattcctcctgacagagctggtgtaactgagtcaggtttataggcctcatggctcgcacactttttcagtaatgcccacaaatcttctatgggattgaggtcagggctttgtgatgaccactctaataccttgactttgttgtccttaagccattttgccacaacttgcttggggtcattgcccatttggaagacccatttgcgaccaagctttaacttcctgactgatgtcttgatgttgcttcaatatatccacataattttcctccctcatgatgccatctattttgtgaagtgcaccagtccctcctgcagcaaagcacccccacaacatgatgctgccacccccgtgcttcaagattgggatagtgttcttcggcttgcaagaatccacctttttcctccaaacataatgatggtcattatggccagttcatttctccaaaaagtccgatctttgtccccatgtgcagttgcaaaccgtagtctggcttttttatggaggtttggagcagtggcttctttcttgctgaacggcctttcaggttatgtggatatagatacttttgtacctgtttcctccagcatcttcacaaggtcctttgctgttgttctgggattgatttgcacttttcgcaccaaagtacgt
The genomic region above belongs to Oncorhynchus mykiss isolate Arlee chromosome 3, USDA_OmykA_1.1, whole genome shotgun sequence and contains:
- the LOC110510603 gene encoding TBC1 domain family member 15 produces the protein MRSGRGCPSWSYRPRGEGLGNLLVLRDILITYAAFHPEVSYAQGMNDLCSRFLEVLDSEVDTYWSFSCYMEKFSKDFRADGLHRKIELEAALLKELDPQLHTHLITDSMESFTFCHRWLLLGFQREFEHCDALRLFEILSCDHLELISQQVDRARYQERIARRHSREDKPVSEAQAVNTEFTFELFICATILLDNRDALLSCRNDVQLIQFTNSLQGTLDLNLTLKKAEEHFYNYCKRSAWDYMNGRCRTSKNKEDHFLFQLRSFFS